CAAGGAACAATCGGTCACAAGATCCTAAATGGGCAGAGGAAACTGGAAATGGAAGGGAGAGCAACAGTAAGTTTTTAATTTACCCTATGGGTTGCACAATTTTTATTTCAGCTTTGCAGATAAAATAACTTCCTCATGTTATCCCCACTTTCTCTAATCCTCCTTGTGATTTATGTCTGCTAATGCAGAGGTGCTTAAAGGAATAGAtacaccttttttaaattagcttttttaacattttggtTGTCCGAAAAGCCAATGGGATTTTTCAATTACATTTTGGTATATTGCAGAAAAGAAAATCTgtggcaaacaaatgtttatgaTACAAACATTCTTTCATTTAGATAAACGTCACAATTGAACATAACTTTTAGGGTTTTTTTAAGCCAGTAAAATGCTTAGATTACAGACGGGGATCTGGAAGTGCAAAAATGCCGACTCGTGTCTGGGTTTTAGGACTCATTCCTGCATCAGTCTATTAATGAGATTTAAGATGTCAGGCTAGTTGTTATCACCAGCTTCCAGTCTGTGCTAAGTTATGCCAATTTTCTCCTAGTTTTAGCCCCATGTTGAATGAAGCTGATATAAGAGTGAGAGTTTGAATCGGCAAGAAAGCCAATAAGTGTATTTCCAAAGAAATCAAACTACTCCTTTAACAATAACCTCAACAACAAATTCAATTGTAATCCATGTGAAAAACAACTCTGGCACAGTGATTGACTTAATTGTATTTGATTCTTACAGTTGGAGGTGAAGCTACAGGTGGAGTACATGTCCTTCAGTGCCCATGCCGATGCCAAGGGCATCATGCAGCTCATTCGCATGGCTGAGCCCCGAAACATGCTGCTGGTACACGGGGAGGCTCTAAAAATGGAGTTCCTCAAGGGCAAGATTGAACAGGAGTTCAGTAAGTCCATCTCCATCCACATCAATAATGTTCAAAAGTCGTTGGTAGAAGTTTGCATGCTCACAGTCGGAGGAGAATGCGTTGTCAGTCCtgttaatgttgtttttaaacgGCAGGCGTAGATTGCCACATGCCAGCCAACGGAGAGACGGTGACTGTGACAACAAATCCCAGCGTACCTGTGGATATCTCACTCAACCTGCTCAAGCGCGAGATGGCTCTCGGAGGTATGTTGTGGTTAAAGAATGAGTTTGTTTAATTCACAACCTCGGCAGAAATGAAATGGCCCAAAGTTTGTCTTTTGGTGACGGTGTCTTACAGGCTGCCGACACAGTTTCATTTTCAGAAATCAGTTTGTCCCGGACATTTGATAAGACTGACGTGTTTCTTCAGAGCGGTGTACACGGCCAGTCCCCTTGTCCCGTGCCACCCAAATACCATAACCCAAATCTGTTTTCATAATGTCATGTATGTGAGATGATGGAACTAGAGACAATGTTTTTCCATACTCCTTCTTGACTTTTTCTCCAGTTTCAAATTAGCCATACGTCGGACATTTGAATATAATATCAGACTAATGTTTGTTGTATCGGCCAGAAATGTTTTCAGTTCTACAATGTTTGAGTCATTTCGAATATATTACGAACCACTTCAAACTGCCGCCCATATATAAGTGTTGCGACTTCTCCTCCCTGAGATTCAGCTCACTGACGATGCTACGGCCTGTTGCCAGATCGTCAGGTCAAGCATCTCCTCTTTCTTCATGATGAACCGCTGAGATCTCAAATCTACTCAGAAGATTGTATCTGTTCATTTTCTTGTTTCTTGATGTTCTAAACCATTCTTGTGTTGAAGGGCCGCTTCCTGATCCCAAAAAGCCTCGCACCATGCATGGAACCCTGATCATGAAAGAAAACGTAAGTTCGAATACGACTGTGTTTCAGTGCAGTGAGTCTGTCGCTATCGAGTGGCAACTGCTCACTAATGGCACTCGACAGATGATGATGCGACTTCCTCGTTGTCTCTCCCCGAGCACAGAGTCTGAAGCTGGTGTCGTCGGAGCAGGCCCTGAAGGAGCTGGGCCTCAACGAACATCAGTTACGCTTCACCTGCCGCGTGCCGCTCCAGGACCCGCAGAGCGACCCCGACACACTTCACAGAATCTACTTGCACCTCAAGAGGTGAGAGTAGCACTGcagggagaggaggttcaccgGGCCTCCTGCAGCAACTTTAGAATCTGCACACGCCTGTGTCCAACAAAATGAATAGTATTTTATCCCAGGGTCTAGTGCCTACTTTATTTTACATTAGTTTAGTATATAaaaaaagccttggctgacccagcactgagtgataccaggtattcgtcttgtttctggaagcaatggaacaaatgtttgtatgttttttaatcctgaGTGAttggctggaccggtgtcctcttattgtattttatatattgttgttgtgtttgttgttttatggacccatgagtctggaataaagatatatatatatatatatatttgggatATACTTCAGGATATACAGTGCAAAATGTGTCAGAATTTCTGTTTTCTGAGAATTAAGATATTTGATTTGACCCTGAATACTTGAGGTGGGAAATATGTTGAATGTATGTATCATGTAACGCATTTAATTTCTGCTGCATTTTGTGACATGTAAGATAGTTTGTATAATAAACCCTGGCATTTGCGTTTGTCTGCTTCAGCGTGTTAAAAGGTTACACCATCCAGCACCTCCCCGATGGAACAGTCATGGTGGAGTCCATCGTCATCAAAGTCTCCTCCTCTGCTGAAGACCCCGACACCAAAGTTCTGCTACTTTCCTGGAGTTATCAGGTAAAATATTTTCATTGTGTTTGCGTCACTGATTTCATTGTACAATGGTTTttagaacctttaaaaaaaaatgtgacagCAAGATGCCCTAAAAACATTCTaaacacagtttaaaaaaaagataatgagACAATTAAAGGTCAGATATAAGGAAATTACCAGAGTATGatacaatattaattattattaaaggaTCTGTTTCTTTTGCACCCTCTTTTTTTGACATCGTAAATGACATCACGGTTCCGTACTTCATCTTTTGTTTCAATAGAAAAATAATCCAGATGAGACTTCATTTAATTTCTGTCGGatcatctaacgccctcgtgtttgggttcatatcATCACCCGTtggctcacacagctcagtgactttcaccgacttcTTCTGAATgactagagcagcagcagccagttaaattcaccaacggcggattgtctcaacgctgattgtctttcgcaactcggcgtctatcgcaaccactcgcgtctgtacgttgactttacaCGGGATCTACTCGCAACGCGTTTACGCTTTTGGTGTAAACGCACCTTCACAAGAGCTATCTCGGCCTTCTGAAGCGGATCAAAAGACCTGAAGCGGTCAGATAATCGAGAGTTGGTTGGAAACGATGGCTGTCCACAGTTTCCACTTTCGGAGGCAATGATGTTTTTCTCAAGTCAGTCAACATATAATTGGGCTAATTCAGTCTCAGGTAGTGATCATCACACCGCTGTACACGCTGGCTGACTACAGGCCATGATGACTCTTCTTCTGTGAAACTGAGCACCTCTGTGTGATCTGAAAATGTACGAAACAGAAGTGTAAATAAGGCACAACCCTGTGGGGATAGATGCAAGTATTGCATCCTTTCCCAGATCATTTTTGCCACAGCATGCGAGTGCATTTGTTTTGGGTCAAATGTAGTCTGACTGCATCGCGAGCGGAATATCAGTTAAACAATCTTCACGTGCCCTCACGGTCCTGAAGGAAGGTTGATCAAGAAGGGGAAATGTGTGTGGGCAGACAGTTTGAGAGTTGGGGCTCTGTAATGAAAGTAGAAGGTAGGGTAGCCGTCCCTTGAACTGCAGTCACTGCGCAACGGAAAAGGTTTCTGTGGCTTCTTGTGCTTTGTGCAACTTAAAAATAGAGACCTGGTATATTTCTGCCTCCTGTATCATATCTTTTTCTATCTATAATTCTCTCAAAAAAGTTTCACTCTTAAAATTGGCACTAAATGTAATGCCAGCATTTGATCTAATCATCTATTTAACTATCTGTCTATCTCAAACATATCATTAAATATAGCATTTAGATGGCAGGATGAGCACAGGTGTGCATTTAATGTGTTGATATGTATGAAGCTAAACAATATGGTGCTTTGTCTTTCCTTCCAATACTTCTGCTTAGACATTGTGTTCTGGTTTTCTTTGTCAGGACGAGGACCTGGGCAGCTTCCTTTCAACTCTGCTGAAAAAGGGTCTTCCATCTGGACTCTGCTGATATATCTTTTGTTCCAAAGCTACGAACATTTGAAGGAAAACAACTGCATTTGTGGAGGCTCAAAACTCCTTACCAGGATTAAATATTTGCACCTATAAACTTTGAATTTGCTCTGTTTTTAACATTGGGATAGTCGTCCTTATTGGCCCATTCTTTTTGTAAGTGATGTAGGAGACTCTTCATTATAGACTGGTTTATAAACTGAGCTGCACACgattgtgaaaataaaatactCAATGTCTGATTCATcccttttattttgatttacaaAGTTAGTTTcaataaacactttttttcaaGTTACAATGACTCGTACGATGAGACATGTTTACAGTATGCATTCACTGTAAACCTTCAGCTCACTGCAATGGTGTATACACGCCTCCTTCTCAGCCATGCCATCTTTAACTGCTTCCATTTGCAGTGGTTGGTGGTGACGTAGTAAAGCACGGGGTCCAAGCATGTGTTGAGGATGACGAGCGCCATAGTGACCCGCCTGGCGTTGTAGATGACGTTGGCAAAGGAGCAGCTCTGGATGACCTCCAGCCGTCGAAGGAGGTGCAGCAGGTACACCACGTGGTTGGGCAGGAAGCAGAGCAGCGTTATAGCCAGGATGGTGTAAATCACCCTTACGGCTTTCTGGGCTGTTTTAGTCCTTATCATGGAAATGCGCCTCGCAGCCAGCGGGTAACACACCAGGATGATCATGGAGGGCAGCAAGGAGCCGAAGACCAGGCACAGCAGGCTGTACACCGCCAAGCGTTTGTTCCACTCTTTCTTGGTGAAATTCTCGAAGCAGCTGTGGCTTCCAGATCCGTCTGCATTGGTTTCCAGGGGTCCCATGAGTACAAAGACCAGCATAGCCACAGCAATTACGCACCAGAGCACCCCACTCACAACCACGGAGCACCGGGGACTCCGCAGACTAAGATAGTTGTGCGGGTGCACGGTGGCCATGTAGCGATCCACACAGATACAAGTCATGAAGCAGATGCTCATGTAGATATTGGCGAAGAACAGAATCCCAGTGACACGGCAGGCGACATCCCCGAAGACCCAGTTGTTTCTGTTTAGGTGGTAGTGGATCTTAAAGGGCAATGTGCAGAGGATGACGATGTCTGCCAGAGCGAGATTGCTGATGTAAACACTGAAGGGTGTGCGGGGAGTGATCCTGAAGGTGAAGACGAAGAGGGCTGCCAGATTTCCTGGTAGACCTACAACTAAAGCGAGGATGTAGACTGTTGGGAAAAAGTAGTACTGGTACTCTGCTGAGGGGGCACTGCAGTCGCCACCGGTCACATTCATCATTGCAGAAGGAGTATTTTGTCAGATGAAAGTCAGTGAGCGTAGGCTGATTCTCATGAACGCTGATGCATCTGCTCCTGTatgaacacaaacatgtttCCATTCAGTTTGTCCACTTCTACTGTTTCACTACCTTTTGGAACAAatctatttttgttttgttccagaAGTTGACCACATTGTTCTGTGTTAATCAGGTttctggagaaagaaaaaagggaaatgggTTGATGCAATACAGAAATGGCAGTGACACACTGATCACTTCTAAAAAGACATACAGTGTATGCTTAGAGCATCACTAATGTGAATATTTGAATCCTGAGCACTCAATCAGTTGATTTTAAAGGGGTGTCACAACTTTTCAATCACCACGTTTCTGAAACATTACAATTACACAAACTACACCTACACTGAATAcagttcaaataaaacacagTTTTTAGAAAAACAACACTTACCAAGTTACTTCACCTGCTATCCAAATGCAGAAACCTGCTCTTTATGTTAAACAAATGAACACACATGAGATAAAAGCTTAGTTTTGTAGCTGCACATTGGTCGAGCAGCTCCCCAGAGGACGGTGAGCATATACAACGCTGCTCTTTGCAAAGACGTCTTAGTTTCCTGTTTCAAGTGAACTAGAGGAGTGGAAttaagagaggggcaggaaACTATAGGCTGATGACACTAGAGTATGCACACAGTCTGCTTTTTAGAGTGTATTTATAATttagcatagcttcatgtaatAACACAAAATGCACATCGAGGTCAAGAATgcttcacatttttttttatataaggCGATAAAGGTCAGCTTTGAAGTCCATCACATGTGGTTCTTCAAGATGTCCGCACACTATATGATTGCTAATTGTTAATGAAGTTATTGCAAGATATGATCatgtttctttttaaacaaCGGCACATCAGATCCATATACTGCAGTAAACTCAGCCTACACTTGGATCTCCGTGGTCaccagccgacacttacatttgtGTGCACCTatatactgatgttcacggtaaacgcattcgatcgggagcgagcgagggttttgataaagttagcggaaggattcacgtgacacaacatccggttttgcaaagttagctgAAAGAACCACGTAAAACAACATCCGTGGTCCTCGATGTGCATTTTGTGTTATTACATGAAGCAGTGATCCATATCTATGTCCTTCAGAATATCGTGCTTTCTGTAGTGCTCTGACATAATGTTGATATTTGTTGcacaattaatttaatttatcgttCGGTTTGTAATCCAGTTTGGGTCCTTTGTCGTAACATTTCAGATTCTCTCGAATGAGTTAATATAATAGTAGAGTCGATAAATCGTTTCATGTTCTGGTGGTTCCTAAAAACGAAAATGTTAGAATTGTAGATTTtacgtttttattttgaagaaacaaACCCGGAAGTAGTTTTGAGTGGCGCGGAACAGGGAATGAATTGAAAAATGGCTAACGCTGGATAGttcaatgttttatttctttacagGGAATTATAATGATTGTATTTAGTTAACATGTGCTGTAAGCACCGGCTGTAACCTATGTCTAAAAGGCACAACTAGTTTAAAGTGTATTACTTATAGACTATATGATATTACCATATTGAACGATATGTTATGCTAGCCACATAGCTAGCTGTTGTTAACAACACACATATGATACAACAGTGGCTTTATGTTCAGATTTAACTGGGCGAGGGCCGTAAAGACATCGTGTCcagtaatatttaaaatatggagTCAACCGTGTCAAACGCAGCAGTGGGAGAGGGTGCAGATAAATGTTACATCTGTCTGAGCCCCTTTGAAAAGCAGATAATAGCTTCTCTGGAAAACTGCCAGCACGTCTTTTGCATTGATTATATCCTCCAGTGGTCCCAGGTAAACGTACACGTCACCCGTCACTCCTGTCCAGCAACGTGTCATGTCTTTACCAAACTTCCATcggaatattatatattttacatccTGCGAAGAAGGTGTAGCAAGGCCATATGTTGACTTGCGTTTCAAAATAAGAGGAATTATTCCACCTTCGTGGCTGTTCTTTTAGCAAAGGATAGCTGCAGTGACATGATATCAAAGTTGAACACCATGTCAAAAGACATTTGAAATTAAAGCTGAATGATGAAATGATTGActcattcattattttattaattatcttttaataaattaaaTCCCCAAATGTTATCTGCCTCCATAACTCAAATGTGAAGATGTTATGCTTCCCTCTGTTTTATATCATTGTAAATGGATTATATTTTGATTTCAGTAATCTGAACAACGTAATCTAACGATGTCACCTTTGGCTCTCGGATTTTGTTGATGTAACAAATGATTAATTTagaaaaaattatgaaaatatgTGTTAATTGCAGcactattatattatttatatatatatatgtatgtatgaaccTTCACTTTGTTAAAataacttttcttttctctgtgcagactttaaatcaaattgtaaAAGACTATTATGTCTAAACTGCATGAACATCAAGTTTTCTTTTGTTATTGTGGTTGAAATTAAGAAATGTTGTTGCCCTGTCTTTATTCTCAGACATCCAACACTTGTCCTGTGGATCGGGTCAGATTTGCTTTCATCCTCCAGAGACGGCATCCTGGAGGGGCGATCCAAAAGAAGGTGATTATTTCAAGTGTCCTTAAGGAAGCTCCATGCCAAGTCTTTGGAAACGTGGGAATATGTCTTCAATGTTTGGGGCCTGAACTATTTGTGGTGTTGCGGCAGATCAAAGTGAGGACAGCGAAAGTGGAAGATGAAGAAtacgatgaagaagaagaggggagcaACAGGGTTATGTGCGAGGAATGTGGACGCAGCGACCGCAGGCACCGGCTGCTCATGTGCATACACTGTGATTCAGGGTAAGGCTTTACAGTTTTATCTCTGGGAATGTTGGTCTTTCATTTTCAGTACATACCGTGTTTATTTTAGTCATAGCAGCAACAGCGTTAAACTGACTACAATAGTTACTTGTACATAACTGACTTTGACCATTCAAATGCCTACAATCTCTGGGGGAGCTGCTGAATTTAGGGTACGATACTTAATCACAGAACTGTACTTTTTGTTCCAGCTATCATATGGACTGCTTAACTCCATCATTAAACACTTGCCCTGAAGGTGACTGGGTTTGTGCTGAGTGTGCGGTCACTCCCCAGCATACAGGTAAAGCTTTGTTGGTAACTATGTCGGTATCTGGCACCTTAAATACACACATCATCcggtttttaaattgtatttgcatTATTATTTTGCTCAATAATTGATTGTGGAATTAGTATCCTTAGCCCATTTAATTACTACCAACCATTTCCCATAACAATAATCATCCCCGATTAATGAGTCTTCCAGGTAGGCATCTGTTTATGATCATTAAGTATTGCAGTTaatgataatacaaaatataacattaaacaaacaattccaaatataaatatttagtgTGATAGCATATGAGTACGT
The genomic region above belongs to Pseudoliparis swirei isolate HS2019 ecotype Mariana Trench chromosome 9, NWPU_hadal_v1, whole genome shotgun sequence and contains:
- the LOC130199636 gene encoding PHD and RING finger domain-containing protein 1-like; this translates as MESTVSNAAVGEGADKCYICLSPFEKQIIASLENCQHVFCIDYILQWSQTSNTCPVDRVRFAFILQRRHPGGAIQKKIKVRTAKVEDEEYDEEEEGSNRVMCEECGRSDRRHRLLMCIHCDSGYHMDCLTPSLNTCPEGDWVCAECAVTPQHTDGSVVEGEISDGELTDLLVAVDETASTSSRLRPSTLNRPRSSADRRHSQRIQSRASGNPHPLPQTSWHVPRCLLRATQPAAATVEVAALHHRDINSAAVELKTRKRRKRAT
- the LOC130200055 gene encoding P2Y purinoceptor 1, translating into MMNVTGGDCSAPSAEYQYYFFPTVYILALVVGLPGNLAALFVFTFRITPRTPFSVYISNLALADIVILCTLPFKIHYHLNRNNWVFGDVACRVTGILFFANIYMSICFMTCICVDRYMATVHPHNYLSLRSPRCSVVVSGVLWCVIAVAMLVFVLMGPLETNADGSGSHSCFENFTKKEWNKRLAVYSLLCLVFGSLLPSMIILVCYPLAARRISMIRTKTAQKAVRVIYTILAITLLCFLPNHVVYLLHLLRRLEVIQSCSFANVIYNARRVTMALVILNTCLDPVLYYVTTNHCKWKQLKMAWLRRRRVYTIAVS